CTGAACGAGATGACTCAAGCCGTATCGGTCGGCGTATCCGGCGGCAAGGATGAATTTTCCTCGCTGGAGGAACGGTTCCGCACGCTTTTCAGCGCCGGGCAGCAAATGAAGCAGCAGATGCAGGATCAATTTTCGCAGCTGAAGGAATTTCTGATGCTGAAGCTGTTTGCCGGGCAGCTGTCCGAAAGCGGTTTCGCCCATCGCAGCAAGCTGTACGGCTTCCCTACCGAATGGAGCCGCCTCGCCGTGCTGACGCTGCAAATCGATACGCTGCAGGACACGCGCTATCGCAGTCACGACCGGGAGCTGCTGCTGTTCGCGATTCATAACATCGCCTCGGAGCTGATTCCCGCTCATCTGAGGTTCAGCCCCGTGCTGCTCAACCAGTATCAGGTGACGCTCGTAAAAAGCGACCTGACAAGCGAGGTCGAGCTTAAGGAATATTATTACGGCATTGCCGAGCTGATCAAGACGAAGGTGCAGGAATTTTTGCAGGTCAGCGTCAGCATCGGCATCAGCCGCCCGTTTACCCGCACGTCCGATGCGGTGCTGGCTTACAATGAAAGCCTGGAAGCGCTGAAAAGCCGGATTTACCTCGGTCACGGAATGATTTTGCATTATGAGGACGCGCAGGCGGGCCTTAGCGAGATGGCCGCCGCCGCCTACACGCAGCTCAAATGGACGGAAGACCAGCTCGTACAGGCGCTGAAGCTCGGAGGCACGGAGAAAGCGATTCCTTGGCTCGATACCTATATCTCGGAACTGACGGCGCGCAATGTGAGCATTAACGAATACCCGGTTTTGATGATGCAGCTCGTCTCGCGGCTGTACCAGATCGTACAGGAGAAAGGCGGCACGGTCCATCACGTCCTGGGAGAGAGCGCCTCATACTCCGAGCTGATGAAGCTGAACACGCTCGAGGATATCGCGGACTGGTTCAAGCGCGATTTGCTGGAGCCGATCGGCGCTTATTTAAACCGGCAGGCGGAATCTCAGTACGTAAGCATCGCCAACAAGGTCATCCAGCTGGTCGAAGAGAGATACAATCAGGACATTACGCTGGAGGGCTGCGCCGCGGAGCTGAACTTCCATCCGGTCTACTTAAGCCGCGTGTTCAAGAAGGAAACCGGCATGACCTTCAGCGAATACGTTTCGGAATACCGGATGAGGCTCGCCAAGGAATGGCTGGAGACAACGACGATGAAAATTTCGGACATTTCGGACAAGCTGAATTACTCGAATACGACCGCTTTCATCCGCATTTTCCGCAAGGTCGTCGGCATGACGCCGGGACAGTATCGGGAACGAAACGGTCAGCATGAAGTGTGATTCCCCAAAGAGCTTCGAATAGCCTCCGTTTGGGCAGGAAAGACGCCGTCTTTCCGCTTAAACGGAGGCTTTTTTCGCAGATTTACCGGAACGTTGCTTTCGGTATATGCAAGGTTGCATTCGGTTAACTCCGCCCGCTCAGGCATTGCAGTTCCGGCAAGCATCCGGTGTTCGCAGCAAGAAGTTACATCCGGTCAATAGCATGTTTCCACACCTTCATTGATAATGAAACCATGCAGCGAAGATGATGTGAGACAATGAAAGGAGGCTGCGCGGTGAATACCCAAGCGAATGCCGAAATCCGCACGAAAGAAAGCGCATACAAGCTTAGGTGGTTGAAGGAATTGGCGAAGGATCGCTGGCTTTACTTAATGGCTTTGCCGGGACTCGCGTATTTTTTGATTTTTAAATATGTTCCGATGTACGGCATCATTATGGCCTTCCAAGATTTCAAGCCGCATCTCGGCTTTTTGAACAGCCCTTGGGCGGGGCTTAAGCATTTCGAGCGCTTTTTTGGCGAGGACCAGTTTTGGATGCTGTTCCGCAACACGTTCCTGCTCGCGATTTACAATCTGATCTTTTTCTTCCCGCTGCCGATCGTTTTGGCGCTCATGCTTAATGAGGTTCGAAGAGAGCGGTTCAAGCGGTTTGTGCAAACGCTCGTCTACATTCCGCACTTTGTTTCGTGGGTCGTTGTCGTCGGTATTTTCTACATTTTGTTCACCACCGAAGGCGGGGCGGTCAACGAGCTGCTCTTCAAGTTTACCGGGCAGAAAATTCCGTTTTTGCTTGAGCCGGAATGGTTCCGGACGATGATCGTCACACAGTCCATATGGAAGGAAGTCGGCTGGGGAACGATCATTTTCCTCGCGGCGCTGGCCGGGGTCGATCTGCAGCTCTATGAAGCGGCCCGTATGGACGGAGCCGGCCGCTGGCGGCAATTGTGGCACATCACCCTGCCCGCCATCCGCAGCACGATCGTCATTTTGCTGATTCTTCGCCTTGGCAATTTCCTCGATTCGGGATTCGAGCATATCTTCCTCATGCTCACGTCGACGAACCGGGAGGTCGGCGAAGTATTCGACACGTAC
The window above is part of the Paenibacillus hamazuiensis genome. Proteins encoded here:
- a CDS encoding ABC transporter permease, translated to MKGGCAVNTQANAEIRTKESAYKLRWLKELAKDRWLYLMALPGLAYFLIFKYVPMYGIIMAFQDFKPHLGFLNSPWAGLKHFERFFGEDQFWMLFRNTFLLAIYNLIFFFPLPIVLALMLNEVRRERFKRFVQTLVYIPHFVSWVVVVGIFYILFTTEGGAVNELLFKFTGQKIPFLLEPEWFRTMIVTQSIWKEVGWGTIIFLAALAGVDLQLYEAARMDGAGRWRQLWHITLPAIRSTIVILLILRLGNFLDSGFEHIFLMLTSTNREVGEVFDTYVYVKGLTQGQYSYSAAVGLFKSVVGLLLVLVANWMAKRFGEEGVY
- a CDS encoding helix-turn-helix domain-containing protein: MKLLLAFSLLIGAIPVLALGLFSYYIAAGDAEQKTKESHMQLLSQTQMRIEQSMKTLELTAIQFANSQLVTSSLSETIDVTDLTRIRNLYTGLYNLQTLPGINEGYLVDLQHDWLMSFTSVIPLSGHPLHDDLAAYAKRPNNMFWDTGYAPPTGGGDGSSNRSETIRMVQKLPILPFTQQPRGFLIIEMLKTQFRTLIAGSTEQLGRMYILDRDGVDFLAKSDQEVVPFNPMNALISERIRQVGETSGFLHGKVSDKDMVFSYVHSPYNGWTYVYAISLEEMTRQTRKIAVGTVVACSVVFLVVGLLAWIISNRMYSPIRRLNEMTQAVSVGVSGGKDEFSSLEERFRTLFSAGQQMKQQMQDQFSQLKEFLMLKLFAGQLSESGFAHRSKLYGFPTEWSRLAVLTLQIDTLQDTRYRSHDRELLLFAIHNIASELIPAHLRFSPVLLNQYQVTLVKSDLTSEVELKEYYYGIAELIKTKVQEFLQVSVSIGISRPFTRTSDAVLAYNESLEALKSRIYLGHGMILHYEDAQAGLSEMAAAAYTQLKWTEDQLVQALKLGGTEKAIPWLDTYISELTARNVSINEYPVLMMQLVSRLYQIVQEKGGTVHHVLGESASYSELMKLNTLEDIADWFKRDLLEPIGAYLNRQAESQYVSIANKVIQLVEERYNQDITLEGCAAELNFHPVYLSRVFKKETGMTFSEYVSEYRMRLAKEWLETTTMKISDISDKLNYSNTTAFIRIFRKVVGMTPGQYRERNGQHEV